From Lagenorhynchus albirostris chromosome 10, mLagAlb1.1, whole genome shotgun sequence, the proteins below share one genomic window:
- the NME6 gene encoding nucleoside diphosphate kinase 6 isoform X1, whose protein sequence is MRMYNRGSELRSSGREMTSILRSPQALQLTLALIKPDAVAHPLILEAVHQQILSNKFLIVRMRELLWRKEDCQKFYQEHEGHFFYQRLVEFMASGPIRAYILAHKDAIQLWRTVMGPTRVFRARHVAPDSIRGSFGLTDTRNTTHGSDSVVSASREIAAFFPDFSEQRWYEEEEPQLRCGPVRYNPEGGIHFAAGTGGPGPT, encoded by the exons ATGAGAATGTATAACAGGGGAAGTGAACTAAGATCTAGTGG GAGGGAGATGACCTCGATATTACGGAGCCCTCAGGCTCTCCAGCTTACTCTGGCTCTGATCAAGCCTGATGCAGTTGCTCACCCACTGATTCTGGAG GCTGTTCATCAGCAGATTCTGAGCAACAAGTTCCTTATTGTACGAATGAGAGAACTTCTGTGGAGAAAGGAAGATTGCCAGAAGTTTTACCAAGAGCATGAAG GGCATTTTTTCTATCAGCGGCTGGTGGAGTTCATGGCCAG TGGGCCAATCCGAGCCTACATCCTCGCCCACAAGGATGCCATCCAGCTCTGGAGGACAGTGATGGGACCCACCAGAGTGTTTCGAGCACGCCACGTGGCTCCAGATTCAATTCGTGGGAGTTTCGGCCTCACTGACACCCGTAATACAACCCATGGCTCAG ACTCTGTGGTTTCAGCCAGTAGAGAGATCGCAGCCTTCTTTCCCGACTTCAGTGAACAGCGCTGGTATGAGGAAGAGGAGCCCCAGTTGCGCTGTGGCCCTGTGCGCTACAATCCAGAGGGAGGCATCCACTTTGCAGCTGGAACAGGAGGCCCAGGGCCAACCTGA
- the NME6 gene encoding nucleoside diphosphate kinase 6 isoform X3 translates to MRELLWRKEDCQKFYQEHEGHFFYQRLVEFMASGPIRAYILAHKDAIQLWRTVMGPTRVFRARHVAPDSIRGSFGLTDTRNTTHGSDSVVSASREIAAFFPDFSEQRWYEEEEPQLRCGPVRYNPEGGIHFAAGTGGPGPT, encoded by the exons ATGAGAGAACTTCTGTGGAGAAAGGAAGATTGCCAGAAGTTTTACCAAGAGCATGAAG GGCATTTTTTCTATCAGCGGCTGGTGGAGTTCATGGCCAG TGGGCCAATCCGAGCCTACATCCTCGCCCACAAGGATGCCATCCAGCTCTGGAGGACAGTGATGGGACCCACCAGAGTGTTTCGAGCACGCCACGTGGCTCCAGATTCAATTCGTGGGAGTTTCGGCCTCACTGACACCCGTAATACAACCCATGGCTCAG ACTCTGTGGTTTCAGCCAGTAGAGAGATCGCAGCCTTCTTTCCCGACTTCAGTGAACAGCGCTGGTATGAGGAAGAGGAGCCCCAGTTGCGCTGTGGCCCTGTGCGCTACAATCCAGAGGGAGGCATCCACTTTGCAGCTGGAACAGGAGGCCCAGGGCCAACCTGA
- the NME6 gene encoding nucleoside diphosphate kinase 6 isoform X2 has product MRELLWRKEDCQKFYQEHEGSQKYKKFSWHQCLDEGTLFAGHFFYQRLVEFMASGPIRAYILAHKDAIQLWRTVMGPTRVFRARHVAPDSIRGSFGLTDTRNTTHGSDSVVSASREIAAFFPDFSEQRWYEEEEPQLRCGPVRYNPEGGIHFAAGTGGPGPT; this is encoded by the exons ATGAGAGAACTTCTGTGGAGAAAGGAAGATTGCCAGAAGTTTTACCAAGAGCATGAAG GGAGTCAGAAGTATAAAAAGTTCTCTTGGCACCAGTGTCTTGATGAAGGTACTCTCTTTGCAGGGCATTTTTTCTATCAGCGGCTGGTGGAGTTCATGGCCAG TGGGCCAATCCGAGCCTACATCCTCGCCCACAAGGATGCCATCCAGCTCTGGAGGACAGTGATGGGACCCACCAGAGTGTTTCGAGCACGCCACGTGGCTCCAGATTCAATTCGTGGGAGTTTCGGCCTCACTGACACCCGTAATACAACCCATGGCTCAG ACTCTGTGGTTTCAGCCAGTAGAGAGATCGCAGCCTTCTTTCCCGACTTCAGTGAACAGCGCTGGTATGAGGAAGAGGAGCCCCAGTTGCGCTGTGGCCCTGTGCGCTACAATCCAGAGGGAGGCATCCACTTTGCAGCTGGAACAGGAGGCCCAGGGCCAACCTGA